From Caldisalinibacter kiritimatiensis, one genomic window encodes:
- a CDS encoding glutathione ABC transporter substrate-binding protein — protein MPRNKKLIVVISAIMVFALALAGCGQSSNEQAGVEKDTLVVAQSADAKSLDPHATNDSTSSNVAKQIYNTLVESTEDMEIVPGLAKEWEQVDDLTWEFKLRQGVKFHNGEELKASDVKFTFERMLQSSKVSHIVEAIDTVEVVDDYTVRIKTKEPFGPLLAHLAHSASSILNEKAVKEAGDNYGQNPVGTGPFKFKSWQAGDNIVLERFDDYFRGPSQIKQITYRVIPEGTNRTIALETGEVDIAYGIEPIDQDRVANHEDLELLKQPALAMYYVGFNVEKEPFDNKLVRKAISHAINTDDIIEAVLNGAGVKAVSPIAPRVFGYNDQLEGYEYNPEKAKELLKEAGYENGFETKIMISGSQANQIAQVVQAQLKEVGIDVAIEQIEWGTYIDKTASGDHEMFFLGWGTVTADADYGLYPMFHSASKGAAGNRFFYENKELDELLEKGKTSTDPKEREEAYKKAQEIIVDDAPLVPTHYKIETVGIQKNVKGFKIHPAGHHSLYNVHFE, from the coding sequence ATGCCAAGAAACAAAAAATTAATTGTAGTAATCTCAGCTATTATGGTTTTTGCTTTAGCATTAGCAGGATGCGGGCAGAGCTCAAATGAGCAAGCAGGTGTTGAAAAAGATACATTAGTGGTTGCACAAAGTGCAGATGCAAAATCTTTAGACCCACATGCAACTAATGATTCAACATCATCAAATGTAGCTAAACAAATTTATAACACATTAGTAGAGTCTACTGAAGATATGGAAATAGTTCCAGGGTTAGCTAAAGAATGGGAACAAGTAGATGACTTAACATGGGAATTCAAATTAAGACAAGGTGTTAAATTCCACAATGGAGAAGAATTAAAAGCTAGTGATGTTAAGTTTACATTTGAAAGAATGCTTCAATCAAGTAAAGTAAGTCACATAGTTGAAGCGATTGATACAGTAGAAGTTGTTGATGATTATACTGTAAGAATTAAAACAAAAGAGCCATTTGGTCCATTATTAGCTCACTTAGCACACAGTGCATCTTCAATATTAAACGAAAAAGCTGTTAAAGAAGCTGGAGACAACTATGGACAAAACCCAGTAGGAACAGGTCCATTTAAATTCAAAAGCTGGCAAGCAGGTGACAATATAGTATTAGAAAGATTTGATGATTACTTCAGAGGACCATCTCAAATTAAACAAATAACTTATAGAGTTATTCCAGAAGGTACAAATAGAACAATCGCTCTTGAAACAGGAGAAGTTGACATAGCTTATGGTATTGAACCAATTGACCAAGATAGAGTAGCTAATCATGAAGATTTAGAATTATTAAAACAACCAGCATTAGCTATGTACTATGTAGGATTTAATGTAGAAAAAGAACCTTTTGATAACAAATTAGTAAGAAAGGCTATTAGCCATGCTATAAACACTGATGATATAATTGAAGCTGTATTAAATGGTGCCGGTGTTAAAGCAGTATCACCAATTGCACCAAGAGTATTTGGTTATAATGACCAGTTAGAAGGATATGAATACAATCCAGAAAAAGCAAAAGAGTTATTAAAAGAAGCAGGATACGAAAATGGATTTGAAACTAAGATTATGATTAGTGGTTCACAAGCTAATCAAATAGCACAGGTTGTACAAGCTCAGTTAAAAGAAGTTGGAATTGATGTAGCAATTGAACAAATCGAATGGGGAACTTATATAGATAAGACAGCTTCAGGAGACCATGAAATGTTCTTCTTAGGCTGGGGAACAGTTACAGCAGATGCTGACTATGGATTATATCCAATGTTCCACAGTGCATCAAAAGGAGCTGCTGGTAACAGATTCTTCTATGAAAATAAAGAGCTTGATGAGTTATTAGAAAAAGGTAAAACATCAACAGATCCAAAAGAAAGAGAAGAAGCTTATAAAAAAGCTCAAGAAATTATAGTTGACGATGCACCATTAGTGCCAACTCACTATAAGATTGAAACTGTAGGTATTCAAAAGAACGTAAAAGGATTTAAAATTCATCCAGCAGGACATCACAGTTTATACAATGTTCATTTTGAATAA